Proteins encoded by one window of Novipirellula artificiosorum:
- a CDS encoding glycoside hydrolase family 95 protein gives MKIEESIKRLTAILVIALCSFRSGLAEDGSVLHYDRPIAENLKRLDHTNPRAQTNARFMGEALPLGNGRFGAMFSGHVDSEYLVFNDITLWMNSTRGESELKQSGSPANGKDYLELVRAACREGKYGTGEGSIEALGTQYLATQQRLGNFAPFADLEIRTGHDPSAADNYHRALDLSTGVASVRYRVGDVKYSREYFCSHPQDLFVARFSADGGKMDLVLEARTAHKESTIEANGREIQLRGFANMDQEDMAFMQAVRVVASDAEVEAKADGTLRVTGATEVVLYVAGYTDYLPNFPEFKGRDFAGDTLLALQQAEELGYRALKQKHVSDVQSLMQRVQLDLGVAPSRLPTDRLIKQGDPREVQKLYFDFARYLQICTSRDAPVPSNLQGLWNSMLTPPWNSDYHHDINVQMNYWMVETANLPESFSPFVEWTKVLAESGRHTAWGTFGVKKGWTVGLNGNIFGFTAQNPHGRRLQQGGHWLAQHLFEHYAFSKDRVYLEEVYPILKGAAEFFFEHLAPWKDGTLVIYPTWSPENFFLKKEFGELNKQSWGASYDQQLLVNLFTDCIEASIVLDRDPEFRQTLRDFLPKLSPQKINSHGQLQEWPEDWDDPEGTHRHLSHLIALHPGRDFSPLVTPKLAEACETVLKVRVGQGGWKGAWRAACWARLRNGDEALKYYVDLVSGSANPNLLNGSRFQIDGNFGGGAAIPEMLLQSHLRSIDPQADTLAAAAYVPYREDLERPNQFVAEVPPDRLANAASILDLLPALPSSWPNGHVKGLRARGGFEVDIAWDQGQLTTAAIRATCDGRFRLYAEGQLSREITLKKDQTTTYAECFSNKETLQR, from the coding sequence ATGAAGATAGAAGAAAGTATCAAGAGGCTGACTGCGATCCTCGTCATTGCACTCTGCTCGTTCCGCTCGGGATTGGCAGAGGATGGCTCGGTTTTGCACTACGACCGTCCGATCGCAGAGAATCTAAAGCGGCTTGATCACACGAATCCCAGAGCTCAGACCAATGCGCGTTTCATGGGCGAGGCCCTGCCTTTGGGAAACGGTCGCTTCGGCGCGATGTTTTCGGGTCATGTCGATTCCGAGTACCTGGTATTTAATGACATTACGCTGTGGATGAATTCGACGCGCGGAGAGAGTGAGTTGAAGCAATCGGGCTCGCCGGCGAATGGCAAGGATTATCTGGAGTTGGTCCGGGCCGCCTGCCGCGAGGGAAAGTATGGCACCGGGGAAGGATCCATCGAAGCTCTGGGGACCCAGTATCTCGCTACCCAACAGCGTTTGGGCAATTTCGCACCGTTCGCTGATCTTGAAATACGAACCGGACATGATCCAAGCGCCGCGGACAACTACCATCGGGCCTTGGATCTTTCGACGGGGGTTGCAAGTGTTCGCTACAGGGTTGGAGACGTAAAGTACTCTCGCGAATACTTCTGCAGCCATCCGCAGGATTTGTTTGTTGCTCGCTTCTCGGCGGACGGCGGTAAAATGGACTTGGTGCTGGAGGCCCGAACGGCTCACAAAGAAAGCACGATTGAAGCCAACGGTCGGGAGATTCAGTTGCGCGGATTTGCCAACATGGATCAAGAAGACATGGCGTTTATGCAAGCCGTGCGTGTTGTGGCCAGCGATGCGGAGGTGGAAGCGAAAGCGGACGGCACATTGCGAGTCACTGGAGCGACCGAAGTCGTTCTGTACGTAGCTGGCTATACGGACTACCTGCCGAATTTCCCCGAATTCAAAGGACGCGATTTTGCAGGCGATACGCTGCTCGCCCTACAACAGGCTGAGGAACTGGGCTACAGGGCGTTGAAGCAAAAACATGTCTCGGACGTGCAGTCGCTGATGCAGCGTGTTCAGCTCGATCTTGGTGTTGCGCCATCGAGGCTGCCAACGGATAGGCTCATCAAACAAGGTGATCCGAGAGAAGTTCAAAAGCTCTACTTCGATTTCGCACGCTATCTGCAGATCTGCACTTCACGCGATGCTCCTGTACCTTCTAACTTGCAGGGGCTGTGGAATTCGATGCTGACCCCTCCGTGGAATAGCGACTATCACCACGATATTAATGTCCAGATGAACTACTGGATGGTTGAAACGGCGAACCTACCCGAGAGCTTCTCTCCATTTGTGGAGTGGACGAAGGTACTCGCGGAATCCGGCAGGCATACGGCATGGGGAACCTTTGGAGTGAAGAAGGGGTGGACGGTAGGCCTTAATGGAAACATCTTTGGTTTCACGGCTCAGAATCCACATGGACGCCGCCTTCAGCAGGGCGGCCACTGGTTGGCTCAACATCTGTTCGAGCACTATGCCTTTAGCAAGGACCGCGTTTATCTCGAAGAGGTTTACCCGATTCTAAAAGGTGCTGCGGAGTTCTTCTTCGAACATCTTGCTCCCTGGAAGGATGGCACGTTGGTGATCTATCCCACTTGGTCGCCAGAGAACTTTTTCCTGAAGAAAGAGTTTGGAGAATTGAACAAGCAGTCCTGGGGCGCGAGCTATGACCAGCAATTGCTGGTGAACCTGTTCACCGATTGCATTGAGGCATCCATTGTTCTGGACCGAGACCCAGAATTTCGCCAAACCTTACGAGATTTCCTACCGAAACTGTCACCTCAGAAAATCAATTCGCACGGACAGCTTCAAGAGTGGCCGGAAGATTGGGATGATCCCGAGGGGACCCATCGCCACCTTTCTCACCTGATTGCCCTTCACCCAGGACGCGACTTCTCTCCTTTAGTGACTCCCAAGCTGGCCGAGGCCTGCGAAACCGTGCTCAAGGTGCGCGTTGGCCAGGGCGGATGGAAGGGCGCTTGGCGAGCTGCTTGTTGGGCTCGCCTGCGCAACGGAGACGAGGCGTTGAAGTACTATGTAGACTTGGTCTCTGGTTCGGCCAATCCTAACCTCCTCAACGGTAGCCGCTTTCAGATTGACGGCAACTTTGGCGGCGGTGCGGCGATTCCTGAGATGTTGTTGCAGAGCCACCTCCGTAGTATTGATCCACAGGCGGATACCCTTGCGGCGGCTGCTTATGTTCCGTATCGAGAAGACCTTGAGCGGCCGAACCAGTTTGTTGCTGAGGTGCCACCCGATCGTCTGGCCAACGCGGCTTCCATTCTGGATCTGCTTCCCGCGCTACCCTCGTCCTGGCCGAATGGCCACGTGAAGGGCCTGCGGGCCAGAGGCGGCTTCGAGGTGGATATCGCATGGGATCAGGGCCAGTTGACCACTGCAGCCATCCGGGCCACCTGCGACGGACGGTTCCGTCTTTATGCTGAAGGTCAGTTGAGCAGGGAAATCACGTTGAAAAAGGATCAGACAACTACCTACGCCGAGTGCTTCTCAAACAAGGAAACGTTGCAAAGATAA